The Ranitomeya variabilis isolate aRanVar5 chromosome 7, aRanVar5.hap1, whole genome shotgun sequence genome includes a window with the following:
- the LOC143785023 gene encoding uncharacterized protein LOC143785023 has product MAARRRATPWGDAEVRYLIAQVDACDYACHNQQQHPVLHKQAVLRRISRGLAQRFGVQRSSTQIRKKLADLQYRSSERLASIRSQSLPHRAPADPEPQQESTTGSSTTGSPASLRDMGEALSPGGDARGSGWSLSSSSPDLPGNQIPTLEDLQASHRRMMATQGTLAEQVKEHGVMLAHFVAAQQQSGSH; this is encoded by the exons ATGGCGGCCAGGCGACGTGCAACACCTTGGGGTGACGCAGAAGTACGTTACCTAATAGCTCAGGTAGATGCCTGTGATTATGCGTGTCATAATCAGCAACAACATCCCGTCCTTCATAAGCAGGCTGTGCTGCGGAGGATCAGTCGGGGCCTAGCACAGAGATTTGGAGTGCAGCGCTCCAGTACCCAgatccggaagaagctggcggatcTGCAGTACAGGTCCAGTGAACGCCTAGCCAGCATCCGGTCACAGAGCCTTCCACATCGTG CCCCAGCTGACCCAGAGCCCCAGCAGGAGTCAACGACAGGCTCGTCAACAACAGGGTCACCAGCATCACTCCGTGACATGGGTGAAGCCTTGTCCCCCG GCGGTGATGCCAGAGGATCCGGGTGGTCCCTTAGTTCTTCATCACCCGATTTACCCGGAAATC AAATCCCAACATTAGAGGACCTCCAGGCATCACACAGGAGGATGATGGCGACACAGGGGACACTGGCTGAGCAAGTCAAAGAGCACGGagtgatgctggctcattttgtggCTGCACAACAGCAGAGCGGcagccattaa